In Plutella xylostella chromosome 4, ilPluXylo3.1, whole genome shotgun sequence, a genomic segment contains:
- the LOC105386154 gene encoding F-box/SPRY domain-containing protein 1, with protein MSDISDEYSSHELVPDHIFESIFSYLSLKDIRSCSLVCKTWYRILNDENNDVWRLHCMKRLAEEVLKSDLLSTLPTYKSKLRAFCHSWNPYDCSRNIYVKPNGFTLHRNPVAQSTDACRGKVGFHHGRHAWEVIWEGPLGTVAVVGISTKEAPLQCQGYVGLLGSDEQSWGWNLVDNHLLHNGDAQGNYPVLNNCPKYQVGERIRVILDCEDNTLSFERNYEFLGVAFRGLPSRKRLYPTVSAVYGNTEVSMVYLGHPLDG; from the exons ATGAGTGATATAAGTGATGAGTATTCTTCACATGAACTAGTTCCTGACCACATCTTTGAAAgcatattttcatatttgagCCTTAAAGACATAAGAAGTTGTTCTCTCGTTTGCAAAACATGGTATAGAATTTTAAATGATGAAAATAATGATGTATGGAGATTGCACTGTATGAAGAGACTAGCTGAAGAAGTGTTGAAATCAGATTTACTTTCCACCCTTCCAACATATAAATCTAAACTTAGAGCTTTTTGTCACTCCTGGAACCCATATGATTGTTCACGGAACATTTATGTAAAGCCTAATGGATTCACTTTACACAG aaaTCCTGTGGCACAGAGCACTGATGCATGTAGAGGCAAGGTGGGGTTCCACCACGGCAGGCATGCATGGGAAGTGATATGGGAGGGCCCCCTGGGCACCGTGGCGGTGGTGGGCATCTCCACCAAGGAGGCCCCCCTGCAGTGCCAGGGCTACGTGGGCTTGTTGGGCTCCGACGAGCAGAGCTGGGGCTGGAACCTGGTGGACAACCACCTGCTGCACAACGGAGATGCGCAGGGGAACTACCCTGTGCTTAACAATTGTCCTAAATACCAG GTTGGTGAAAGAATTAGAGTTATATTAGACTGTGAAGATAACACACTTTCCTTTGAGAGAAATTATGAATTTCTTGGTGTTGCATTTAGAG GTCTTCCCAGTAGAAAGAGGCTCTACCCTACAGTTTCAGCAGTGTATGGTAACACAGAGGTATCAATGGTGTATCTAGGCCATCCCCTGGATGGCTGA
- the LOC105386153 gene encoding transmembrane protein 164: protein MFEWAYSGANRAVPRNVGPECAYYLSIPRQIIESIIVVSICIYIIIKFYPKLTLPDDCNLARSDRGGKRLLLILLTLLWGMEIGFKFASRTVIYLLNPCHVTTLIQIYLLSAPPSKTVTALFRIHLNLLNGPLLAFMFPETASRKIFAEAALYWIQHGMMCIIPYYLLRIGGVYNVEPLKDFNWAIFSYCLNLLYHFIILQVIAIPAQVNLNHMLCPAILDPFEGPWYRVAAVLHQALLCPLLCKLYCIIADYCLTRFPPTKVKLQMKDNLTDKIVALKEKLFANEHKD, encoded by the exons ATGTTCGAGTGGGCTTATAGTGGTGCTAACAGAGCTGTGCCTAGAAATGTTGGACCTGAGTGTGcctattatttatcaataccGAGACAAATCATCGAATCCATTATAGTAGTTTCAATTTGCATTTATATTATC ataaaattttacccAAAATTGACATTACCAGATGATTGTAACTTGGCAAGGAGTGACCGCGGGGGCAAGAGGCTGCTTCTCATTCTTCTGACATTATTATGGGGAATGGAAATTGGCTTTAAGTTTGCCTCCAGAACTGTTATATATCTTCTGAACCCCTGCCATGTGACCACATTAATCCAA atTTACCTGTTGTCTGCACCTCCAAGCAAAACAGTAACTGCTCTGTTCCGCATACACTTGAACTTGCTCAATGGACCTCTTCTGGCATTTATGTTTCCTGAAACAGCTTCACGGAAG ATTTTTGCAGAAGCTGCTTTATACTGGATACAGCATGGGATGATGTGTATAATACCATACTATCTTCTAAGAATTGGAG GTGTTTACAATGTGGAACCATTGAAAGACTTCAACTGGGCCATTTTCAGCTACTGTCTCAACCTACTGTACCATTTCATTATATTGCAAGTCATTgctatt cCTGCTCAAGTGAATTTAAACCACATGCTGTGTCCGGCGATCCTGGACCCGTTCGAGGGTCCGTGGTACCGCGTGGCCGCCGTGCTGCACCAGGCGCTGCTCTGTCCGCTGCTGTGCAAGCTCTACTGCATCATCGCAGACTACTGCCTCACCAGGTTTCCCCCGACCAAAGTCAAACTACAAATGAAAGACAATTTGACAGACAAGATTGTAGCTCTCAAAGAAAAACTATTTGCGAACGAACACAAAGATTAA